One window of Desulfarculus baarsii DSM 2075 genomic DNA carries:
- the infB gene encoding translation initiation factor IF-2, whose product MRVFELAKDLGMDQKDLLRHLLDMGIAVSNNMSVLSPEDMQMVRERVGGERSNVVEEKRVTTRVIRRRRKKTAHGDDGEADGLDAADDADVEADDSELEPPAPAKPVVEPRPAPSTAARIVAPAPAPPTPEPTPEPEPPAVREAASASVAETTTQPEPQPKVVQEKPEVVAVSQAQPEPEPAPAPTSAQTPAPATQPRPSEPQASEPKPGAARIISRPKPEPPREEPRQAPRPEPRAETRPDGDGEARPDGRREVRPGQKKEIKVEAREKPKKKRRFEDEPARIISRPSPQAPPPPPSSAPSYQRPEPRGPRPPYRPPADGPAPGGDMSPPPPKTDQPRRRKKSRKGPATAEEEALANKLGVGRRKQVLDKADLYDAKRRGKGAKGGKKGKKTEVTTPKAIKRRVKVGESIALGELAKRMGIKATEVVAKLLRAGMMVTVNQTLDIEDAILVAAEFGFEIDRVGFEEEDLLERVVDQPDDLRPRPPVVTIMGHVDHGKTSLLDRIRKSNVVDGEAGGITQHVGAYDVRLPEGGRVVFVDTPGHEAFTQMRARGAQVTDVVVLVVAADDGVMQQTIEAINHSKAAGVPIVVAVNKIDKPGADIERVRRELADRGLVSEEWGGDTIFAYVSAKTGEGVDNLLELLGLQTEILELKANPGKSALGRIIEARLDKGRGAVATVLVQEGTLKNGDNFVCGVHAGKVRAMFDDLGRRVDEAGPSIPVEVQGFTGVPEAGDEFAVVESDKSAKRIAEHRQMKKRESELASIRKLSLENILDQLKEGAVQELALVVKADVQGSVEALVESLGKLGNDQVRVHVIHSATGAITETDVMLASASNAIIIGFNVRPQGKVAEMAEAEHVEIRNYDVIYQMVDDINKALTGMLAPEFHEEVIGRAEVRDTFSVPKIGTIAGCSVQSGKIHRGAQARLLRDGVVVATTKISSLRRFKEDVKEVVQGFECGIGLENYGDIKVGDEIEVFVVHEVAATL is encoded by the coding sequence TGGGATGGACCAAAAGGATCTGCTGCGGCACCTTTTGGACATGGGCATCGCCGTGAGCAACAACATGAGCGTGCTTTCGCCCGAGGATATGCAGATGGTGCGCGAACGAGTCGGCGGCGAGCGCTCCAACGTGGTGGAGGAAAAGCGCGTGACCACGCGGGTGATCCGTCGTCGGCGCAAAAAGACGGCCCACGGCGACGATGGCGAGGCCGACGGCCTCGACGCCGCCGATGACGCCGATGTCGAGGCCGACGACTCCGAGCTCGAACCGCCCGCGCCCGCCAAGCCCGTTGTCGAGCCGCGACCCGCGCCGTCAACAGCCGCGCGCATCGTGGCCCCGGCCCCGGCCCCGCCCACGCCCGAACCCACGCCCGAACCCGAGCCGCCGGCGGTCCGGGAAGCCGCGTCGGCTTCCGTGGCCGAGACGACAACTCAACCCGAACCGCAGCCCAAGGTCGTCCAGGAGAAGCCCGAGGTGGTCGCCGTTTCCCAAGCACAGCCCGAGCCCGAACCGGCTCCGGCCCCGACGTCAGCCCAGACCCCGGCCCCGGCCACCCAGCCCCGGCCGTCCGAACCACAGGCCTCCGAGCCCAAGCCCGGCGCCGCCCGCATAATTTCGCGGCCCAAACCCGAGCCGCCCAGGGAAGAGCCCCGTCAGGCCCCGCGGCCCGAGCCCAGGGCCGAGACGCGGCCTGACGGCGACGGCGAGGCGCGGCCCGATGGGCGTCGCGAGGTCCGGCCGGGTCAAAAGAAGGAAATAAAGGTCGAGGCCCGCGAAAAGCCCAAGAAAAAGCGGCGTTTCGAGGACGAGCCGGCGCGGATCATCAGCCGGCCCAGCCCCCAGGCCCCGCCGCCGCCGCCTTCCAGCGCGCCCAGCTATCAGCGGCCCGAGCCCAGGGGGCCTCGCCCGCCCTATCGCCCGCCGGCGGACGGGCCGGCGCCCGGTGGCGACATGTCGCCGCCGCCGCCCAAGACCGATCAGCCCCGGCGGCGCAAGAAATCGCGCAAGGGCCCGGCCACGGCCGAGGAAGAGGCCCTGGCCAACAAGCTGGGTGTCGGCCGCCGCAAGCAGGTGCTCGATAAGGCCGACCTTTACGACGCCAAGCGGCGCGGCAAGGGGGCCAAGGGCGGCAAGAAGGGCAAGAAAACCGAAGTGACCACGCCCAAGGCCATCAAACGGCGGGTCAAGGTCGGCGAAAGCATCGCCCTGGGTGAACTGGCCAAGCGCATGGGCATCAAGGCCACCGAGGTGGTGGCCAAGCTGTTGCGCGCGGGCATGATGGTCACCGTCAACCAGACCCTCGATATCGAGGACGCCATTTTGGTGGCCGCCGAGTTCGGCTTCGAGATCGACCGGGTGGGTTTCGAGGAGGAAGACCTCCTGGAGCGCGTGGTCGATCAGCCCGACGACCTGCGGCCCCGGCCGCCGGTGGTGACGATCATGGGCCACGTCGACCACGGCAAGACTTCGCTTTTGGACCGCATTCGCAAGTCCAACGTGGTCGACGGCGAGGCCGGCGGCATCACCCAGCACGTGGGCGCCTATGACGTGCGCCTGCCCGAGGGCGGCCGGGTCGTCTTCGTCGACACGCCCGGCCACGAGGCCTTCACCCAGATGCGCGCCCGCGGGGCCCAGGTCACCGACGTGGTGGTGCTGGTGGTGGCCGCCGACGACGGCGTGATGCAGCAGACCATCGAGGCCATCAACCACTCCAAGGCCGCCGGCGTGCCCATCGTGGTGGCCGTCAACAAGATCGACAAGCCCGGGGCCGACATCGAGCGCGTGCGCCGCGAACTGGCCGATCGGGGCCTGGTCTCCGAGGAGTGGGGCGGCGACACCATCTTCGCCTACGTCAGCGCCAAGACCGGCGAGGGCGTCGACAACCTGCTGGAGCTTCTGGGCCTGCAGACCGAGATCCTCGAGCTCAAGGCCAATCCCGGCAAGTCGGCCCTGGGCCGCATCATCGAGGCGCGCCTGGACAAGGGCCGCGGCGCGGTGGCCACGGTGTTGGTGCAGGAAGGCACGCTGAAAAACGGCGACAACTTCGTCTGCGGCGTGCATGCCGGCAAGGTGCGGGCCATGTTCGACGATCTGGGCCGCCGGGTCGACGAGGCCGGGCCCTCCATCCCCGTGGAGGTGCAGGGCTTCACCGGCGTGCCCGAGGCCGGCGACGAGTTCGCGGTGGTCGAAAGCGACAAGTCGGCCAAGCGCATCGCCGAGCATCGCCAGATGAAAAAGCGCGAATCCGAACTGGCCTCCATCCGCAAGCTGAGCCTGGAGAACATCCTCGACCAGCTCAAGGAAGGCGCGGTGCAGGAATTGGCCCTGGTGGTCAAGGCCGACGTGCAGGGTTCGGTGGAGGCGTTGGTCGAGTCGCTGGGCAAGCTGGGCAACGACCAGGTGCGCGTGCACGTGATCCATTCGGCCACCGGCGCCATCACCGAGACCGACGTCATGCTGGCCTCGGCCTCCAACGCCATCATCATCGGCTTCAACGTCCGGCCCCAGGGCAAGGTGGCCGAGATGGCCGAGGCCGAGCACGTGGAGATCCGCAACTACGACGTCATCTACCAGATGGTCGACGACATCAACAAGGCCCTCACCGGCATGCTGGCCCCCGAGTTCCACGAGGAGGTCATCGGCCGGGCCGAGGTGCGCGACACCTTCAGCGTGCCCAAGATCGGCACCATCGCCGGCTGCTCGGTGCAGAGCGGCAAGATCCACCGCGGGGCCCAGGCCCGCCTGCTGCGCGACGGCGTGGTGGTGGCCACGACCAAGATCTCGAGCCTGCGCCGCTTCAAGGAAGACGTCAAGGAAGTCGTCCAGGGCTTCGAGTGCGGCATCGGCCTGGAAAACTACGGCGACATCAAGGTCGGCGACGAGATCGAGGTCTTTGTCGTCCACGAGGTGGCCGCCACGCTGTAG